The genomic region GCCCAACCGACCTCACCGACCGGCGCCACCAACTGAGCGAAGAACGGCGCGCACTGCGCGAGCAGCTCCAAGCGGCCGACCAGTCACTTGCCCTGGTGGACCGCTGGCAGAAGCAGGGAGAGGCATTCACCGGCGAACTGCACCTACAACTAGGACGATTGAGGTCCATCAACCTCCTGGGACCCGAGCGCGACCACGACCACACCGTGTGCCCCATGTGCACCCGGCCACTGGAGCACCCCGACGCACCAGCTGCCGAGATCCTCGCCCTGACCGAGCAGCTCGCCGACGAACTCCACCAGGCCCAGACCGTCCAGCCGATCCGCGACGAGCACCGCAGATCCTTGCAGACCGAACGTGCCGCTGTCATCGAACGGCTGAGGGTCAACGGTGTCCAGCTGCGTGAACTGAACGCCAGCGACGAGCGCATGAGCAGCCTCCAGGACCAGCAAGTGCGCATTGCTCGAATCCAGGGCCGCATCGACCAGGCCCTCACCACGGGCAGTGGGCCGCTGTCCGGTGACATCGCCACCCTGCGGAATAACCTTGCCGTGGCCCGGGAGAACGTAGCTGCCCTCCAGGCACTGATCGACGAGGACGACGTCGCCGCCGAGACCGAACGGCGCTTCACCGACGTGGCCGCCGACATGACCCTCTGGGCCAAGCGCCTGAACCTCGGGCAGGCAGCAGCGGCAGACGAAGTCACCGTCAGCCTCAGCCAACTCAACGTGGTCGTCCGCCGCCCCCAAGGACGCCTGCCGCTCAACCGTATCGGTAGCGCCAAGAACTGGATCGGCTACCACATGGTCGCCCACCTTGCCCTGCACACCTACCTCCGGCGCCACCACCGCCCTGTCCCCGCCTTCCTCATGCTGGACCAGCCCACCCAGGCCTTCTTCCCCGCAAAGATCAAAGACGCCACCACAGTCCGGGACGCCGACTGGGACACCGTCACCGCCTACTTTGAGCTGCTCCGCGACGTGGCAGAGCTCAACCAAGGCGCGCTGCAGATCATCGTCTGCGATCACGCCAACCTGACCGACCACCCCTGGTTCCAGGACTCCATCGTGGAGAACTGGCGGCCGATCGACGGGCGCCGCCAGGCCCTGATCCCTACCGACTGGCTCGACTGACCACGCGAGCGAGCCTGCTGACCAACCGCCGTGAACGCAATACGGCCAGCGCCCGGTGCCGGATCGGCAGGCTATGATCGCCTTCCCCCACATCTTTTCTTCACATTCTGTGCGGGGGTAACTATGCATCGACGTACCGGTCCACTTCTCGTCCTTGTGGCTGCGGTCCTGACGGCAGCCGGCTGTAGCTCAGGCTCCCAGCCGGGCCCCGGAACGCCAGCCGTCTCCGAAGCAGCGGCCGCCCCGTCCGCGGACATACGCTCGGTCGACCAGAACTCGGTCTGCGATGTGCTGAGCGAGTCGCAGCAGGAGGACATCGGTGCCGCCGAGGCCACCCCCGACTCCGACGACGGCTATGTCACCTGCTACTACCCCATGACCCTGGAGGGCGACCCCGACCCCAGCGGCTACGAGGTGACCGTGTTCGACAGTGCCAAGGCGCTGCGGGAGACGGTCGACGCAACCGACGTAATGCCCACCAAGGCCCTGCCCCTGCAACTCGACGGACACAGCGCCGCTGAACAGATCACCTACGGCGACCAGTGGTCCGCAGCCGTCACCGTCGACGTCGGCGGCGGCAGCTTCCTGTACGTCGAAAAATACGCCAAGGGCCACTCCGTGTCGGAAAAGGAGTTGTCCGAGCAGGCCCGCGGTACGGCCAAGAAGGTCCTGCGGAACCTCCTTGTCCACTAGCGACAACACTGACGAAGACCACCACCGGGAGAAGCGTCGATGGGTAGAGCTCCTCGGCGAAACGCGCGGCCCGGGTCCGGCGGCACCCGCGGCCACACCGCCCCCGGATGTACCCGCGGCCCTTCGGCCAGCACGCAGGCCTGCGGCGCTACGAGCTGAACGTCCGCCGCCTGGCGAGCGTCGAGAAGCCCTACCCCGCCACGACCACCAACATCGCCGCCATCACCGGCTTTGGCTGGGGTACGTGCCGGGCCCGGCAAGCTCTTCGGCCAGGGTGCGTAGCATGCCCAGATTCGGTGCCGCTTGGTGGAGGGCCTGGGAACTCCTGTCGCCAGCCCCCGCGAGCTGACCCAGGCGTCCCTCCAGTTTCTTCTCTGCGGCAGGCTGCCTATGGGAGAGCCAGGCCACCGACGGCTTGGACGATCTTGCACATGCGCTCTGGGCGGCCGGGATGGCGGCCAGGGCTCGCCAGATCTTCAAACGGGTGATGCCGTGCTCGACCCGGACGCAGGGAGGGCCGCCATGCCGGTTCTGGCCCAGTTCGGGCATTCTGCCTGTGTACCGCGACCAGGGCGCCCATACTCAACACCCCGGATCCCGGGAGCGGATGTCGCGATAGACGCACGCCAGAGAGGCCTGACTTGATGAACGGCACCCTGAAGATCAGCGTCCCGAGCGAGTTGGCCGAACTCCTTGTCGCTGAGGGACACGCCACCGCCACTCGTGGAAGGCGAAGTGGCGAATGGTCGCTGGACGCCCCGTTCCTCGGCCAGGCCACCACGGTCATCGCTCTGCTCCAGGCTCCCCAGACAGTCGAGTACTTGGCGCGTTCCGTGCGCGCTCTGGTGTCCCGACGCCGTGCCAACAGCGGAGGAGCCGGCGCCGGCGGGGCATCCGTGGTGCACATTGAGGCAACCGGCCCGCACGGGCAGATCCGCTTCGACGGGGAAGCGAAGGTGGAGGACATCGAGAAGCTGCTGCGGCAGACTATTTTCGCCGCCGAGAATGACGGATGACTTGCAATGGGCGCCGCCCGTAGGCTCTACCGCTTCCTCCTGTCCGCAGTGGTGGGGCGACTCCTGTTCACCGAAACGGCCGATGAATTCGGGGAGAGCGATTCTGAGGATATGCGAATCATCTCCAGGTTGTACCAGATACTCGATCGCAAAACCCCTTACGCGGCAGGCCTTGAGCATGTGGTCTCCTCGGTCGTTGAACATTATTCCCGGCCGAACCTTAAGCTTCTCACCGCATCAATACTGTCATCGCTGGTCAATGAAACCGCACTGCAGTTTGATGGGATGTGCCGCTCCGAGCAGGCTGGTGAATGCCGCAGAATGGCGAGCAGATGGCCGGTGGGCAACTCTGAAAGGATAATGCTCCGTTTGAGGTTTGCAATCTCAAACTCTCATCGACTGTACGAGCTGAAGCCTCTGACCGTTGATGCTATTATCCGGGCAATCCTCTTCGAGATTGACAGAGTTGGCCCCCGGGTGAATCGCCCCACCGTTCTTACCGAGGTCGCCTACGCGGCATTCTCCACGGGAAACCAGATACGGCTCCGGACTGTGAACGATAAACTCACGGCCGTTGCTGACTCCCCCGGATTCTGGGCACTCACGAGATACTACGAATCTAGACTCCTTGTCGCGGCCGGGCAGTTCGCGGAAGTAGAGGCGCTGGTCGCCGAGTTCCATGAGACGGCCGCAGGTGTCACCAAGTCTGATCCTGCCTACGCGCCCACACAATTCCTTCTCCGGCACCTGACGGAAAGGTCTGAGATCACTCAGGACTACGCCGGTAACGAGGCCGGTGCCATGGGTCTGGCAGCAGAGGCGATGCAGCGCGGGGACTGGCGGCAGGCAGTCGAGCTCAACGAACAAGCAGCAGAGGGCGAGAGCCCAGGCGCGATGCGCTCATGCTTGTACGGGCTGGCCGAGACGGCCCGACTGGAATCGGGCATGCTGGAGACATCGTCTGCGCTCGACGCATGTCTGGATCGGCTGGCGGCCAACAACCTCTTCGCAGCCAGATCGCTCCTGCCGCTGGAAGCCCTGCTGATCCACCTTTTCGCAAAAGCTGTGCACATTTACGAATTGGGCGACACGGCAGCCCCTGTGGCCCGAGTCTCCGATATGCTGGGCGAGTTTCGGGGGGGGAGCTGGCGTTGGGCGTGTACACGGAAAATCCGGGTATCGGAGTGACGCCCTCGCCGATCTGACATTGGTGGACTTCCTCTCCCATGCCACAGAAGCAGTGACTCTTTCCGAAGTGAGTGCAGCCTTTCCTGAACACCACGTCGTCTGGGTCAACTTCGCCGGAATGCAGACTGGCGGACACGTGCTCGTCACCACGACGCTGCGCCCCGGCGCGCCAGCTCCCCTGGTCCGTCGCACGCCTTTGTCCCTCGCAGACGGGAAGGCGCTGGCTCAGTGTTCCGACGAGGAGTCCGAGGAAGCCCCGCCCGAAGCTTTGGCCCGAGTCCAGCAAATGATATTCGCCGACCTAGGGCAACCCTCTGACCACGGATCCAAAGTCCTGGTAGTGCCAGACGCCGTGACATGGTGCATGCCTTGGAACGAATTGGCGCCAACCGGCGTGAAGGAGATCTCGCTGACCGTTTCCATAGCTGCGGCCATGCGCATCCCTCCGCCCTCCCCAGTGGAGGTTCCACGCGTCATCGGAGTCTTCGATGAAGTAGATCTCCGCGGCTCACGCAAGGAAGTACAAACGCTGCAGGAGCTGGCAGCGTCAGGAAAAATCCACTTCACACGCGTCTACTCACTCATTGAACTGCGCGAGGCACTGGAGTCTTCTCCGTACGACGTGCTCACGGTCAGCGTGCACGGCACCACGGGGGACGGCATCGAGTACCGCATGCTGCTCCCTGACGGGCCCTCGTCCCCGGCCGGGCTGCTCCAACTGCAGCTTCCACCGACGGTCGTGCTGGGTTGCTGCTGGTCGGGAAAGTCTTCCGAACAGCCGGACACAACCGCAGCTGCCGTGTCGTGCCTCGTGGCCGGGGCATCTCGGGTTGTCGGTGGCCTCTGGGCTATCGATGATGAACTCGCCGGCGACTTGCTTGCGTGCATGTACGTCAGGCATTTCGTCTCCGGTATGCCACTCGCACAAGCCTTGCGCAGTGCTCATCTTGCGCTCGGTCCGGAGATGCGCCCCGGAGCCGCGGGGCTCATAGTCATCGGACGGAGCTGAGCGCGCATTGCTTGCTGCGTAGTGCTCAACCGGCTGCCGCCTCGGCCCGCCATCGGGTCCGACGCGGTCGCCCGGTGCTCCCTAACTCAGCCAGCCCTCCACGCGGACAGGTGGTCGCGCAGGAGGCCTGGCTTAGTACGCCGCTTGCGTGAAACGCCAGTTCGGCAGCGTGCCGCGGAATCAAAGCAAGTCTGTAACCAGGGCCAGGAGCTACCTGACAGTAGCCCTGCGGAAACGGTAGGGCCGTTGTCCGGCACCACTTAATATGACGTCCTGCGCTTGCGACGCAGATGCCTCTTCAGCATGCGGGCACCCGCACGCCACACCTCTGTCCGGTCAGGGCGGGGGAGATACGGAGCAGTTCTCACGTGCACCTCGACAGCTTCTCCGCCTCCGGATTCCGCTCGCTGACCCAGGTCGCTGACATCCCTGTCAGCCGCCCGACGATTCTTGCCGGACGTAACGACGGTGGGAAGAGCGCCGTACTGACGGCATTGTCCTTTCTCCTGGGCGTGCATCGCCTGACGGACGAGGACCGCACCTATCTGCAGGGCGACGGGGCCGCCGGCCGCCGTTGCGAGGAGACCTGGGTGGAAGGCGCCTTCACTCTGAACGAGGCAGAGCGCGCTCTCGCAGACCTTCCCGGCCGGATCAGGATCCGGCGCATCGCCCGATCCGGTGAATCAGCCGGCTGGGAGTACTTCGGCCAGCAGCCCGCCGACAGCCGGCTGCACGGGCTGGACCGGCTCTTGAAACAGCCGCTCGCCGACCTCGTCGGGGAGTTCGGGCTGACGCCGGCCGGCACCCGCAAGGAAGACCTGCTCGCCGCCGTGGCGGCTCACGCCCGCAGTGCACCCCAGGTCGAGCAGTGGCAGCCACTGCCCAAGCCACTCGAGGCCCGCCTCCCGCGCCTTCTTCCTTTCGGCGGGAAGGACGAGAGCCCCGACGACGCCGTGCGCACCGCCCTGAACAGCTGCTACGAAACCCACCTCGAGGACGAGGCCCTCCAGGGCCAGGTGCGACAGATCGAAACGGAGATCACCCAACGCCTGGAAAAGGAAGCCGACTCCCTGTGTCAGCACATCCGCCGCCACTGCGGGGAGTTCGTCGGCGTCCAAGTCAAGCCCGAAGTCTCCTTCAAGACCGGCTTCAAAAAGGCACCACTGGAGGTCTCCCGGGCCGACGGCGAACCCGTCGACCTGACCCGCTCCGGCCAGGGAAGCACCCGCCGCATCGCGCTCGCGGTATGGGAGTGGACCAGCAATCTCCTCGAAGAGGCCGAACTGGCCGCCACGGGCGACCTGGACGCCGAAGAACCGGTCCAGACGATCGTCGTCTACGACGAGCCCGACACCCACCTCGACTACCGGCACCAGCGCACGGTCATGGACATCATCCGTAAGCAGTGCGCCCTGCCGCATGTCAGCGTCATGGTCGCCACGCATTCGATGAACCTCATCGACGGCGTCGACATCGCCGACGTCGTTCACCTGGGGCTCAATGACCAGGGACGTACCGTCGTGGAGCGCCTCGTCGACGACTGCCACGACGGCATCGACTTCCACCTCGGGCAGATCGCCACCGCCCTGGGGCTGCGCAACTCCGTGCTGCTCCACGAGCGCTGCTTCCTCGCCGTGGAGGGGGAGACCGAGCAGCAATGCATCCCCCTGCTGTTCCGCCTCTCCGAGAACCTGTCCCTGCAGGCGGCCGGCATCGCCCTGTGGGCATGCGAGAACAACGAGGGCGCCCTGCACCTGGCCCGCTACCTCGTCGAGCGCAACCGCTCGGTCATGCTGATGATCGACGCGGACAGCCGCACGAACAAACTCTTCAAAGACGAAAAACTCCGCAGAGCAGGCCTCGACCTGGACAAGCAGGTGACCTACGTCGGCGAAGGCCTCGGGTTCAACGAGCTGGAGGAACTCTTCACCGACGAATGCTGGGCCAAGGCAGCCAACAGCAAATGGCCCCAGGCCGCCCCCCTGGCCTGGAGCGCCGACGACTTCGCCGCGCATCGCGGCACCAAGAAGTTCAGCGCCCGCATCCTCGACATGATCAAAAGCCAGGCCGAGGAGACCAGCCCCAGCGGGAAGCCCGCCATGCTCAACGGTTTGGTCACCACGCTCACCACAGCTCAGGACGTCCCCCAGCAGCTGCGGGAGGTCTTCGCCCAGCTGCAGCAACTCGCTCACTGACCGGGCATCGGCAGCTGCCCACGACGAGCCCGCATACGCTCCTTGCGCTGCTCATCGGTCGGCGTTTCCCAGACATGCCAGCCCACTGCTTCCACCCATTGACGGGCATGGGAGCGAGCTTCGATACCGCACCATCTGCACCCGCTCGGCGCGGGCAAACAGCCAGCACGAGCAGACTTCTGAGAGGTCATCTCTCCTCCTTCCCACCCCTATATCTTCCCTGTCAGCACTGACAGTCACGCGTTGTGACCAAGGTTCTCCGGTGCCCGTCCTACAGACCCGCAGAACCTCGTCCCATCTGCATCTATCTCCTCATAAGCAGCGATGTTTATCCGAAAACCCACCCACACCGCAGGCAGCCTGACTACGGTCACGTTGCATGAGGTTTCTGCACACTTCGGACTGGCATCTGGGCCGCCGGTTCCACGGGGAAGACCTGATCGACGCCCAGGACAAGATTCTTGATCACATCTGTGCAATCGCGCGCGACGAGCAGGTGGACGCGCTGCTTGTCGCCGGAGACATCTACGACCGGGCCATTCCGAGCCTGGACGCGGTGCGCCTGTTCAGTCGGGGCCTGAACCAGATGGCCGGCCTGGGCATTCCGACCATCATGATCAGTGGAAACCACGACTCCGCGCACCGCCTCGGAGTCGGCTCCGCACTGCTGGCCAGGGCCGACGTGCACCTGCGGACCGACCCGGCGGACACCGACACCCCCATCCTGCTCAAAAGCCCCACCGGTTCCGGTTCCGTCGCCGTCTACGGAGTGCCCTACCTCGAGCCGACCCTGGTCCGTACCCAGCTGGAAGCCGAAACAGGCTCCCACCAAGCCGTCCTCACCTCAGCACTGGACCGGATCCGCACGGACCTGGCGACCCGCCC from Streptomyces sp. QL37 harbors:
- a CDS encoding DUF3732 domain-containing protein — translated: MQLLALALYHRDGRPTPRAVKFRPGALNILTGESETGKSEILDIVDYCLGRTTHTLPDEPIDQTVGWYALLVAFRDSRMVLARPRPAGASTTQAMFRTGDDTLDLPHADELIATSSVAALRAEVSARLGIEDFRFQPPPGAARPAFNVSIAQATLLCLQNQNEIADKKALFHRQTENGMAQAIKDTLPYFLGAAGPQQALNRHHFNDSQRAQRAAQRKLDDAHRRSEAVDADGVALLRLAQSEGLLSEVPQTPAPEEIRRLLEHALTATVAVVGPTDLTDRRHQLSEERRALREQLQAADQSLALVDRWQKQGEAFTGELHLQLGRLRSINLLGPERDHDHTVCPMCTRPLEHPDAPAAEILALTEQLADELHQAQTVQPIRDEHRRSLQTERAAVIERLRVNGVQLRELNASDERMSSLQDQQVRIARIQGRIDQALTTGSGPLSGDIATLRNNLAVARENVAALQALIDEDDVAAETERRFTDVAADMTLWAKRLNLGQAAAADEVTVSLSQLNVVVRRPQGRLPLNRIGSAKNWIGYHMVAHLALHTYLRRHHRPVPAFLMLDQPTQAFFPAKIKDATTVRDADWDTVTAYFELLRDVAELNQGALQIIVCDHANLTDHPWFQDSIVENWRPIDGRRQALIPTDWLD
- a CDS encoding CHAT domain-containing protein translates to MSAAFPEHHVVWVNFAGMQTGGHVLVTTTLRPGAPAPLVRRTPLSLADGKALAQCSDEESEEAPPEALARVQQMIFADLGQPSDHGSKVLVVPDAVTWCMPWNELAPTGVKEISLTVSIAAAMRIPPPSPVEVPRVIGVFDEVDLRGSRKEVQTLQELAASGKIHFTRVYSLIELREALESSPYDVLTVSVHGTTGDGIEYRMLLPDGPSSPAGLLQLQLPPTVVLGCCWSGKSSEQPDTTAAAVSCLVAGASRVVGGLWAIDDELAGDLLACMYVRHFVSGMPLAQALRSAHLALGPEMRPGAAGLIVIGRS
- a CDS encoding AAA family ATPase, with protein sequence MHLDSFSASGFRSLTQVADIPVSRPTILAGRNDGGKSAVLTALSFLLGVHRLTDEDRTYLQGDGAAGRRCEETWVEGAFTLNEAERALADLPGRIRIRRIARSGESAGWEYFGQQPADSRLHGLDRLLKQPLADLVGEFGLTPAGTRKEDLLAAVAAHARSAPQVEQWQPLPKPLEARLPRLLPFGGKDESPDDAVRTALNSCYETHLEDEALQGQVRQIETEITQRLEKEADSLCQHIRRHCGEFVGVQVKPEVSFKTGFKKAPLEVSRADGEPVDLTRSGQGSTRRIALAVWEWTSNLLEEAELAATGDLDAEEPVQTIVVYDEPDTHLDYRHQRTVMDIIRKQCALPHVSVMVATHSMNLIDGVDIADVVHLGLNDQGRTVVERLVDDCHDGIDFHLGQIATALGLRNSVLLHERCFLAVEGETEQQCIPLLFRLSENLSLQAAGIALWACENNEGALHLARYLVERNRSVMLMIDADSRTNKLFKDEKLRRAGLDLDKQVTYVGEGLGFNELEELFTDECWAKAANSKWPQAAPLAWSADDFAAHRGTKKFSARILDMIKSQAEETSPSGKPAMLNGLVTTLTTAQDVPQQLREVFAQLQQLAH